The Pseudomonas sp. R4-35-07 genome contains a region encoding:
- a CDS encoding ATP-binding protein yields MTSLTPVSERAVILAPLGRDSSLALMMLKEAGYHGVVAGSLADLCEALHEGAGVLIIAAEALRGVDMEPLLEYLHQQPAWSDLPIVLMTHHGGSEQNGSSHLSGLLGNVTFLERPFHPVTLISLISTALRGRRRQYEARDRLVDLSASELRLQRTLETLEQQVEERTAQLRSNEEALRQSQKMEAVGQLTGGIAHDFNNMLTGIIGSLELLRRRVARGKLDDLDSLIDLGVTSANRAAGLTHRLLAFSRRQSLDPKPVEINKLVTSMGELLERSINESICLQMRLSDTLWTAEADPNQLESALLNLVINARDAMPSGGSLTVETTNRHLDSVFTAAYGTLSPGDYVELSVSDTGCGIPESVMGRVFDPFFTTKPIGQGTGLGLSMIYGFARQSRGHVTLHSEVDKGTTVSLFLPRFVGEMVEDAAVNPALLPFANDGETVLIVEDDPAVRVLVSAVLKELGYAFVEAGDASTAVPIIESDQRIDLLISDVGLPGMNGRQLAEIGRQIRPDLKVLFITGYAEHAAVRGGFLDPGMQLITKPFTFDLLTEKVREMIRD; encoded by the coding sequence GTGACGTCCCTTACCCCAGTCTCCGAACGGGCCGTTATTCTTGCGCCTTTGGGGCGCGACAGCTCGTTGGCGCTGATGATGCTCAAAGAGGCCGGCTACCATGGCGTGGTTGCCGGCAGCCTGGCCGACTTGTGCGAAGCACTGCACGAGGGCGCCGGCGTGCTGATCATTGCCGCCGAAGCCTTGCGGGGCGTGGACATGGAGCCGCTGCTGGAGTACCTGCACCAGCAGCCGGCCTGGTCGGACTTGCCCATTGTACTGATGACCCATCACGGCGGCAGCGAGCAAAATGGCTCGTCGCATCTGAGCGGACTGTTGGGCAATGTCACCTTCCTTGAGCGCCCCTTTCATCCTGTCACCCTGATCAGCCTGATCAGCACCGCCCTGCGTGGGCGGCGCCGGCAATACGAAGCCCGGGACCGTTTGGTCGACCTGAGCGCCAGTGAACTGCGCCTGCAACGCACCCTGGAAACCCTCGAACAGCAAGTGGAAGAACGTACCGCGCAATTGCGCAGCAATGAAGAAGCCCTGCGCCAGTCGCAGAAAATGGAAGCCGTCGGCCAATTGACCGGTGGCATCGCCCATGACTTCAACAACATGCTGACCGGCATCATCGGCAGCCTGGAACTGCTGCGCCGGCGTGTGGCACGGGGCAAGCTGGACGATCTGGACAGCCTGATCGACCTGGGCGTCACCTCGGCCAACCGCGCTGCTGGCCTCACCCATCGCCTGCTGGCGTTTTCGCGCAGGCAATCGCTGGACCCGAAACCGGTGGAGATCAATAAACTGGTGACCTCCATGGGCGAACTGCTGGAACGCAGTATCAACGAAAGTATCTGCCTGCAAATGCGTTTGAGCGACACCCTGTGGACGGCCGAAGCCGACCCGAATCAATTGGAAAGCGCCCTGCTCAACCTGGTGATCAACGCGCGTGACGCGATGCCCAGCGGCGGCAGCCTCACCGTGGAAACCACCAACCGTCACCTCGACAGTGTATTCACAGCCGCCTATGGCACCTTGAGCCCGGGTGACTACGTCGAGTTGAGTGTCAGTGACACCGGCTGCGGCATTCCAGAGAGTGTCATGGGCCGAGTGTTCGACCCCTTCTTCACCACCAAGCCGATCGGCCAGGGCACGGGCCTGGGGCTGTCGATGATCTATGGGTTTGCCCGTCAATCCCGGGGGCACGTCACCCTGCACAGCGAAGTGGACAAGGGCACCACCGTCAGTTTGTTCCTGCCGCGTTTTGTCGGGGAAATGGTTGAGGATGCCGCAGTGAATCCGGCCCTGTTGCCGTTCGCCAATGACGGAGAGACCGTCCTGATCGTCGAAGATGACCCGGCGGTACGGGTGCTGGTGAGCGCGGTGCTCAAAGAGTTGGGATACGCCTTTGTCGAAGCCGGTGACGCCAGCACGGCGGTACCGATCATCGAATCCGATCAGCGTATCGACCTGTTGATCAGCGACGTTGGCCTGCCTGGCATGAACGGCCGGCAATTGGCGGAAATCGGTCGACAAATCCGCCCTGACCTCAAAGTGCTGTTCATCACCGGTTATGCCGAACATGCAGCGGTGCGTGGCGGGTTTCTTGACCCCGGCATGCAGCTGATTACCAAGCCGTTCACGTTCGACCTGCTGACCGAGAAGGTGCGCGAGATGATCAGGGACTAG
- a CDS encoding response regulator, with the protein MSEDAQDVVLIVEDDESIMFVLGEYLAGLGYRVLKAVNGKEAFEILATKPHLDLMVTDYRLPGGISGVQIAEPALKVRPELKVIFISGYPQEILDCDSPITRNAPILAKPFDLDTLQEHIQRLLA; encoded by the coding sequence ATGAGTGAAGATGCGCAAGATGTCGTACTGATCGTCGAAGACGACGAATCCATTATGTTTGTGCTGGGTGAATACCTGGCGGGCCTGGGTTATCGGGTGTTGAAGGCGGTCAATGGAAAAGAGGCGTTTGAAATCCTCGCGACCAAACCGCACCTGGACCTGATGGTCACCGACTACCGCCTGCCCGGCGGCATTTCCGGCGTGCAGATCGCCGAACCGGCGCTCAAGGTGCGCCCGGAGTTGAAAGTGATCTTTATCAGCGGTTATCCGCAGGAAATTCTCGACTGCGACAGCCCGATCACGCGCAATGCGCCGATCCTGGCCAAGCCGTTTGACCTGGATACGCTGCAGGAGCATATCCAGCGCCTGTTGGCCTGA
- a CDS encoding hybrid sensor histidine kinase/response regulator, which translates to MLSTVQAKLLIVDDLPENLLALEALIKREDRQVFKALSADEALSLLLEHEFAMAILDVQMPGMNGFELAELMRGTEKTKNIPIVFVSAAGRELNYAFKGYESGAVDFLHKPLDIHAVKSKVNVFVDLYRQSKAMKLQVEALERSRREQELLLTRLQATQAELEQAVRMRDDFMSIVAHEVRTPLNGLILETQLRKMHLARDNAAAFTLDKMHAMVDRDERQIKSLIRLIEDMLDVSRIRTGKLSIRPARFDLAQLVRNLVHNFEPQVAAAESSMHLVADEPVEGHWDEFRIEQVVTNLLTNALRYGAKSPVEVRVYTEHGEARVEVRDHGIGISEENQKRIFQQFERVSVNHAAAGLGLGLFISEQIVAAHGGTIEVESQIGEGALFRVCLPLQATA; encoded by the coding sequence ATGTTAAGTACTGTCCAGGCCAAACTGCTGATCGTCGACGATCTGCCGGAAAACCTGTTGGCCCTCGAAGCGCTGATCAAGCGCGAAGACCGCCAGGTATTCAAGGCATTGAGTGCCGACGAGGCGTTGTCCCTGTTGCTGGAACATGAATTCGCCATGGCGATCCTCGACGTGCAGATGCCTGGCATGAACGGTTTCGAACTGGCCGAACTGATGCGCGGCACCGAAAAGACCAAGAACATCCCGATCGTATTCGTCAGCGCCGCCGGCCGCGAACTCAATTACGCCTTCAAGGGCTATGAAAGCGGCGCGGTGGACTTCCTGCACAAACCGCTGGATATCCACGCGGTAAAGAGCAAGGTCAATGTATTCGTTGACCTGTACCGTCAGAGCAAGGCGATGAAGCTGCAGGTCGAAGCCCTGGAGCGCAGCCGCCGCGAGCAGGAACTGCTGCTGACGCGCCTGCAGGCCACCCAGGCCGAGCTGGAGCAGGCCGTGCGCATGCGCGATGACTTCATGTCGATCGTCGCCCACGAAGTGCGCACGCCGCTCAACGGGCTGATCCTGGAAACCCAATTGCGCAAGATGCACCTGGCCCGCGACAACGCTGCGGCGTTCACGCTGGACAAGATGCACGCGATGGTCGACCGCGATGAGCGCCAGATCAAAAGCCTGATCCGCCTGATCGAGGACATGCTCGACGTGTCGCGCATCCGCACCGGCAAACTGTCGATACGCCCGGCGCGCTTTGACCTGGCGCAACTGGTGCGCAACCTGGTGCATAACTTCGAGCCGCAGGTCGCTGCCGCCGAATCGTCAATGCATCTGGTCGCCGACGAGCCGGTGGAAGGCCATTGGGATGAGTTCCGCATCGAGCAGGTGGTCACCAACCTGTTGACCAACGCCCTGCGCTACGGCGCCAAGAGCCCGGTCGAGGTGCGGGTTTACACCGAACACGGCGAAGCGCGCGTGGAAGTGCGTGACCACGGCATTGGTATCAGTGAAGAGAACCAGAAGCGCATTTTTCAGCAGTTCGAGCGGGTTTCCGTCAACCACGCGGCGGCCGGCCTGGGCCTGGGGCTGTTCATTTCCGAACAGATCGTCGCAGCCCACGGCGGTACCATCGAGGTCGAAAGCCAGATAGGCGAGGGCGCGCTGTTCCGGGTGTGCCTGCCGCTTCAGGCGACGGCATGA
- a CDS encoding chemotaxis protein CheB produces MSDAAITPIIGIGAIVVGASAGGVEALLSIFGRLPNTFGLPIIAVLHLPDERRSQLAEVFARRLRIPVKEARDKESIEAGTLYFAGPGYHLSVEHDRSLSMSQEDRVHHSRPAIDFLFASAADTYGRGLLAILLTGANQDGARGLAHVKQSGGITVVQDPAEARIAVMPLAALALHTPDHILSLSQIGSLLASLEPSPC; encoded by the coding sequence ATGAGCGACGCTGCAATCACCCCGATTATCGGGATTGGAGCCATCGTCGTCGGCGCCTCCGCCGGCGGCGTGGAGGCGTTGCTGAGTATTTTCGGCAGGCTGCCGAATACGTTCGGCCTGCCGATCATTGCCGTGCTGCACCTGCCGGATGAACGTCGCAGCCAATTGGCGGAGGTCTTTGCGCGGCGCTTGCGCATTCCGGTCAAGGAGGCGCGGGACAAAGAGTCGATCGAGGCGGGCACCTTGTATTTCGCCGGCCCCGGCTATCATCTGTCGGTGGAGCACGACCGCAGCCTATCCATGAGCCAGGAGGACCGCGTGCACCATTCCCGGCCAGCCATCGATTTTCTCTTCGCCTCAGCCGCCGATACCTACGGACGAGGCCTGCTGGCGATCCTGCTGACTGGCGCCAACCAGGACGGCGCGCGCGGCCTGGCCCACGTCAAGCAATCGGGCGGCATCACCGTTGTGCAGGATCCCGCTGAAGCCCGGATTGCCGTGATGCCCCTGGCGGCCCTGGCGTTGCACACACCCGACCATATTCTTTCCTTGAGCCAGATTGGCTCATTGCTGGCTTCCCTGGAACCTTCCCCATGTTAA
- a CDS encoding protein-glutamate O-methyltransferase CheR — translation MERSFLDKSSDIELRLLIEAIYLKYSYDFRDYSGASVKRRVAHALRQFDCATISALQERVLHDPAAFMQLLQFLTIPVSEMFRDPSHFLAIRREVVPLLKTYPSIKIWIAGCSTGEEVYSMAILLREEGLLERTIIYATDINPASLDKAKQGIFSLENVRAYTANYQQAGGQRSFADYYTAAYDNAIFDKTLRENVTFADHSLATDSVFSETQLISCRNVLIYFNKKLQDRAFGLFHESLCHRGFLVLGSKETLDFSAYSKQFEPLVKQERIYRKL, via the coding sequence GTGGAGCGAAGTTTTTTGGACAAAAGCAGCGACATTGAGCTGCGCCTGTTGATCGAGGCGATTTACCTCAAGTACAGCTACGACTTTCGCGACTACTCCGGTGCGTCGGTCAAACGGCGGGTGGCCCATGCCTTGCGCCAGTTCGACTGTGCGACCATTTCCGCGCTGCAGGAGCGGGTGCTGCACGACCCGGCCGCGTTCATGCAGTTGCTGCAGTTCCTGACGATCCCCGTGAGCGAGATGTTTCGCGACCCCTCGCACTTTCTCGCAATTCGCCGGGAAGTGGTGCCGCTGCTCAAGACCTACCCGTCGATCAAGATCTGGATCGCCGGCTGCAGCACGGGCGAGGAGGTTTACTCCATGGCGATCCTGCTGCGCGAAGAAGGCTTGCTCGAGCGCACCATCATCTACGCCACCGACATCAACCCGGCATCGCTGGACAAGGCCAAGCAAGGCATCTTCTCCCTGGAGAACGTGCGCGCCTACACGGCCAATTACCAGCAGGCCGGTGGACAACGCTCATTTGCCGACTACTACACCGCAGCTTACGATAACGCGATCTTCGACAAGACGCTGCGCGAGAACGTCACGTTCGCCGACCATAGCCTGGCGACCGACAGCGTATTCTCAGAAACTCAATTAATTTCATGTCGCAACGTCTTGATTTATTTCAATAAAAAGTTGCAAGACAGGGCGTTTGGGTTGTTTCATGAGTCGCTGTGCCATCGCGGTTTCCTGGTGCTGGGCAGCAAGGAAACCCTGGATTTTTCCGCCTACAGCAAGCAATTCGAACCCTTGGTCAAACAGGAACGGATCTACCGCAAATTATGA
- a CDS encoding response regulator: MTPASSVDEKSFRKLLGRNVALPLGVGVLSAVFFVFLITYLLSVIQWVEHTDRVINNLNESSKLTVDLETGMRGFLITGDEHFLDPYEVAKPRIIADLRNLQELVADNPQQVDRLKRLEALQAEWNNYAQSMIELQRDSGDFRGAVKAGRGKRLTDEIRKEYDDAVAMEQQFRITRNEEVTRTTVLSVTLYLVFVLGLSGFLAYVGRKNLVELSNSYSASLASQKKIAKRLEQQAWLRNGQTELAEQVLGQLTLNLLGRNILQFFAQYMGSAVGALYVREEHGGLKRVATYGFSREQAQLEQAIYSDEGIVGQAAQLDRLIRLDDVPVDYFKVSSGLGEGAARSVLVVPTSDDDRVNGVIELGFLRPLEERDVELLELIAGNIGTSIEAARYRQRLQEVLAETQQLNEELQVQQEELKTANEELEEQSRILKESQAHLETQQAELEQTNEQLAEQTQTLADQRDAMDRKNIELNRVQLELEDRADELQRSSKYKSEFLANMSHELRTPLNSSLILAKLLAENPQENLSAEQVKFAESIYSAGNDLLNLINDILDISKVEAGKLEVRPENSSVERLVDGLRGMFEPLAKDRNLGFQIDLQEGAPALLFTDRQRLEQILKNLLSNAIKFTEQGDVSLTVSRAPGEGIAFTVRDSGIGIAQDQQESIFEAFRQADGTTNRRYGGTGLGLSISRDLANLLGGYISVASEPGKGSIFTLVLPEQYVERAEDAAPIEAPRQAVAVPAPAPVKVATLPVADAEPIPRFADDRDKGPFTTRCILVVEDEPNFARILFDLAHELGYNCLVAHGADEGYSLAEEFVPDAILLDMRLPDHSGLTVLQRLKAHANTRHIPVHVISVEDRVEAAMHMGAIGYAVKPTTREELKDVFARLEAKLTQKVKRVLLVEDDDLQRDSIARLIGDDDIEITDVGYAQAALDLLRTNVYDCMIIDLKLPDMLGNELLKRMATEDICSFPPVIVYTGRNLTRDEEAELRKYSRSIIIKGARSPERLLDEVTLFLHKVESQLSHDRQKMLKTARSRDKVFEGRKILLVDDDVRNIFALTSALEHKGAVVVIGRNGREAIDKLNEVEDIDLVLMDVMMPEMDGYEATALIRQDPRWKKLPIIAVTAKAMKDDQERCLAAGSNDYLAKPIDLDRLFSLIRVWLPKMERI, from the coding sequence ATGACTCCCGCGTCGTCAGTTGATGAAAAGAGCTTCCGTAAACTCCTGGGTCGCAATGTGGCCCTGCCATTGGGCGTGGGTGTGCTCAGTGCGGTGTTTTTCGTTTTCCTGATCACTTACTTGCTGTCGGTGATCCAGTGGGTGGAGCACACCGACCGGGTCATCAACAACCTCAATGAGTCGTCCAAACTGACGGTCGACCTGGAAACCGGCATGCGCGGCTTCCTGATTACCGGTGACGAGCATTTCCTCGACCCTTACGAGGTGGCCAAGCCGCGAATCATTGCCGACCTGCGCAATTTGCAGGAATTGGTGGCCGACAACCCGCAGCAGGTCGACCGCCTCAAGCGTCTTGAAGCGTTGCAGGCAGAGTGGAACAACTACGCGCAGTCGATGATTGAATTGCAGCGCGACAGCGGCGACTTCCGCGGTGCGGTGAAGGCGGGCCGGGGCAAGCGCCTGACTGATGAAATTCGCAAGGAATATGACGACGCGGTGGCGATGGAGCAGCAGTTCCGTATCACCCGCAATGAAGAGGTCACCCGCACCACGGTGCTCAGCGTCACCCTGTACCTGGTGTTCGTACTCGGGCTCAGTGGGTTTCTGGCGTATGTCGGCCGAAAAAACTTAGTTGAACTATCAAACAGTTACAGCGCAAGCCTCGCGTCACAAAAGAAGATCGCCAAGCGCCTGGAGCAGCAAGCCTGGCTGCGCAACGGCCAAACTGAACTGGCCGAACAGGTGCTCGGCCAGCTGACCCTGAACCTGTTGGGCCGCAATATTCTGCAGTTCTTTGCCCAATACATGGGCTCGGCCGTTGGAGCGTTGTATGTGCGCGAAGAACACGGCGGGCTCAAACGCGTGGCCACCTACGGCTTCTCCCGCGAACAGGCGCAGCTGGAACAAGCGATCTACAGCGACGAAGGCATTGTGGGACAGGCCGCCCAGCTCGATCGCCTGATCCGCCTGGACGACGTGCCGGTGGACTACTTCAAGGTCAGCTCGGGGCTGGGCGAGGGCGCGGCCCGCAGCGTACTGGTAGTGCCGACCAGCGATGACGACCGCGTCAACGGCGTGATCGAGTTGGGCTTCCTGCGCCCGCTGGAAGAACGCGATGTCGAATTGCTGGAACTGATCGCGGGCAATATCGGTACATCCATCGAAGCCGCGCGTTATCGCCAGCGTTTGCAGGAAGTACTCGCTGAAACCCAGCAGCTCAACGAAGAGCTGCAAGTGCAGCAGGAAGAGCTCAAGACCGCCAACGAAGAGCTGGAAGAGCAGTCACGCATCCTCAAGGAGTCCCAGGCGCACCTGGAAACCCAGCAAGCGGAGCTTGAGCAGACCAACGAACAACTGGCCGAACAGACCCAGACCCTGGCCGATCAGCGCGATGCCATGGACCGCAAGAACATCGAACTCAACCGGGTGCAGCTGGAACTCGAAGACCGCGCCGATGAGCTGCAACGCTCCAGCAAGTACAAGTCCGAGTTCCTCGCCAACATGTCCCACGAGCTGCGCACGCCGCTGAACAGTTCGTTGATCCTGGCCAAGTTGCTGGCCGAGAACCCCCAGGAAAACCTCAGTGCCGAACAGGTCAAGTTTGCCGAGTCGATCTATTCGGCCGGCAATGACCTGCTCAACCTGATCAATGACATCCTGGATATTTCGAAGGTAGAAGCCGGCAAGCTGGAAGTGCGCCCGGAAAACTCCAGCGTCGAACGCCTGGTGGATGGCCTGCGCGGCATGTTCGAGCCGCTGGCCAAGGATCGTAATCTGGGCTTCCAGATCGACCTGCAGGAAGGCGCACCGGCCTTGCTGTTCACCGATCGCCAGCGCCTGGAGCAGATCCTCAAGAACCTGCTGTCCAACGCCATCAAGTTCACCGAGCAGGGCGATGTCAGCCTGACGGTGTCCCGCGCACCGGGGGAGGGCATTGCCTTTACCGTGCGCGACTCGGGCATCGGTATCGCCCAGGATCAACAGGAAAGCATCTTCGAAGCCTTCCGCCAGGCCGATGGCACCACCAATCGCCGTTACGGCGGTACCGGCCTGGGCCTGTCCATTTCCCGTGACCTGGCTAACTTGCTGGGCGGCTACATCAGCGTGGCCAGCGAGCCGGGCAAGGGCAGCATTTTCACGCTGGTATTGCCGGAACAGTATGTTGAGCGCGCTGAAGACGCCGCGCCGATCGAGGCCCCGCGCCAGGCCGTAGCGGTACCGGCCCCCGCGCCCGTAAAGGTTGCGACGTTGCCGGTTGCCGATGCCGAGCCTATCCCGCGCTTTGCCGACGACCGTGACAAAGGGCCATTCACTACCCGCTGCATTCTGGTGGTGGAAGATGAACCGAACTTTGCGCGCATCCTCTTCGACCTGGCCCATGAGTTGGGCTACAACTGCCTGGTCGCCCACGGTGCTGACGAAGGCTACAGCCTGGCCGAGGAGTTCGTCCCCGACGCGATCCTGCTCGACATGCGCCTGCCGGACCATTCCGGGCTGACGGTGCTGCAGCGTCTCAAGGCGCACGCCAATACCCGGCACATTCCGGTGCATGTGATTTCCGTGGAAGACCGCGTCGAAGCCGCCATGCACATGGGCGCCATCGGTTACGCGGTGAAGCCCACCACCCGTGAAGAGCTCAAGGACGTGTTCGCGCGCCTGGAAGCCAAGCTGACGCAAAAGGTCAAGCGCGTGCTGCTGGTCGAGGATGACGACCTGCAGCGCGACAGCATTGCCCGCCTGATCGGCGACGATGACATTGAAATCACCGATGTCGGCTACGCCCAGGCTGCACTGGACCTGCTGCGCACCAATGTCTACGACTGCATGATCATCGACCTCAAGCTGCCGGACATGCTAGGCAACGAGCTGCTCAAGCGCATGGCCACCGAGGATATCTGCTCGTTCCCGCCCGTAATTGTCTACACCGGGCGCAACCTGACCCGCGACGAAGAGGCCGAACTGCGCAAGTATTCGCGCTCGATCATCATCAAGGGCGCCCGTTCTCCGGAGCGCCTGCTCGATGAAGTCACACTCTTTCTGCACAAAGTCGAATCCCAGCTGTCCCATGACCGCCAGAAGATGCTCAAGACCGCGCGCAGCCGCGACAAGGTGTTCGAAGGGCGCAAGATCCTGCTTGTGGACGACGACGTGCGCAATATCTTTGCCCTGACCAGCGCCCTGGAGCACAAAGGCGCCGTGGTGGTGATCGGGCGCAACGGCCGCGAAGCGATCGACAAGCTCAATGAAGTCGAGGATATCGATCTGGTACTGATGGACGTGATGATGCCGGAGATGGACGGTTACGAAGCCACCGCCCTGATCCGCCAGGACCCGCGCTGGAAGAAGCTGCCGATCATCGCCGTGACGGCCAAGGCCATGAAGGACGACCAGGAGCGTTGCCTGGCGGCAGGTTCCAACGACTACCTGGCCAAACCGATTGATCTGGACCGGCTGTTCTCGTTGATTCGCGTGTGGCTACCAAAGATGGAACGCATTTAA
- a CDS encoding response regulator has translation MSSSTILVVEDDAIVRMLIVDVLEELEFTVLEAADAEEALKIVEGKDTVIDLMMTDVGLPDMDGKQLATKVRELRPALPILFASGYAENIDVPAGMQVIGKPFSIDQLRDKVKSMLPT, from the coding sequence ATGTCTAGCTCCACCATCCTTGTTGTCGAAGATGACGCTATCGTGCGCATGCTGATCGTCGATGTGCTTGAGGAGTTGGAGTTCACGGTACTCGAGGCCGCCGATGCCGAAGAGGCGCTGAAGATTGTCGAAGGCAAAGACACGGTCATCGACCTGATGATGACCGACGTCGGCCTGCCGGATATGGACGGTAAGCAACTGGCGACCAAGGTGCGCGAACTGCGCCCCGCCCTGCCCATCCTGTTCGCCAGCGGCTATGCCGAAAACATCGACGTGCCAGCCGGTATGCAGGTGATTGGCAAGCCATTCTCGATCGATCAACTGCGCGATAAAGTCAAATCGATGTTGCCCACATGA